One segment of Aquimarina sp. BL5 DNA contains the following:
- a CDS encoding tetratricopeptide repeat-containing sensor histidine kinase — MIIYSMLISCNVYSQIDGNNLSLSSKKLNLYSEEQKQLDEAYNLLGTERELDAYSNSLRLLKKTKHKKNKIYANIIIGIYNNDRNLADSALFYGNEVIKLVGKQKDSLSMLRLSSAYNIIANAYGDKSLLEESKKWHLKGIEIAQKYQTGERYFKKVHNLASTYIRLENYDYAIKLLESCLEYTENTRFTFTVYISLATAYSYKNDFELALSYLKKTLEYFKDDKGSRNKIIILQNIGAQYHLMKNHEEALSYYNEALVLGKDKKYYRPMLDAMNNIGLVYQDKGMHEKAKKAYQESLLICEKLGFLDKQIVIYNRLEESSKIQGKYQDAYMYFGKKIKIKDSINELQKDNDIRELEIKFKTLQKEKEIKFLQVENTNKKLELANREEAIRNLTLQQEIEKKESEIRKKENENKLLSFQNATEKTLNENILLKKNEEIKDAQLEIQQAETTRQKGFKNIILYSFLILLIPVIGLLVTYYQKIKAQSELTKKQEEINEERISSLLKDQELKVIKASIESQDKERKRIAQELHDSIGGNLAAIKLQLNNNKNKNEGYIKGINTQIDDTYELVRDLSHNLIPKKFSKNNFCDVLEEYFKNIGGASSLRTSCSVYPRKEIDLLGEELQIETFKIIQELITNSIKHAKASSIELQLNLVEDELSILFEDDGVGFDTNKNIEGIGFRNIRSRLNKISGTIDIDSRIKRGTIINIEITNLTTTINEIQPNYS; from the coding sequence GTGATTATTTATTCTATGCTCATTTCTTGTAATGTTTACAGTCAGATCGATGGTAATAATCTATCTCTATCTTCTAAAAAATTGAATCTCTATTCTGAAGAACAAAAACAGTTAGATGAAGCATACAATCTTCTAGGAACAGAAAGAGAACTAGACGCTTATAGTAATAGTCTGCGTTTATTAAAAAAAACTAAACATAAAAAAAATAAAATTTATGCTAATATCATCATAGGTATTTATAACAATGACAGAAACTTAGCTGATTCGGCATTATTTTATGGAAATGAAGTCATAAAACTAGTCGGAAAGCAAAAGGACTCATTATCAATGCTCAGGTTATCATCCGCGTATAATATTATTGCCAATGCGTATGGAGACAAAAGCTTATTAGAAGAGAGCAAAAAATGGCATCTGAAGGGTATCGAAATTGCCCAAAAGTATCAAACTGGAGAAAGATACTTTAAAAAAGTACACAATTTAGCTTCAACATATATAAGGTTAGAGAATTATGATTATGCCATCAAACTTCTAGAATCTTGTCTTGAATATACAGAAAATACTAGATTTACATTTACGGTCTACATTAGTTTGGCAACTGCCTATTCTTATAAAAATGATTTTGAGTTAGCTCTTTCTTATTTAAAAAAAACTCTTGAATATTTTAAGGACGACAAAGGTTCAAGAAATAAGATTATAATATTACAAAATATCGGGGCTCAGTATCATCTGATGAAAAATCATGAAGAAGCATTATCTTATTATAATGAAGCGCTTGTTTTAGGAAAAGACAAGAAATATTATAGACCAATGTTAGATGCTATGAATAATATTGGTTTAGTTTATCAGGACAAAGGGATGCATGAAAAAGCGAAAAAAGCATATCAGGAATCACTCCTGATTTGTGAAAAGTTAGGTTTTCTTGACAAACAAATTGTCATATACAATCGTCTTGAAGAAAGTTCGAAAATACAAGGCAAATATCAAGATGCATACATGTACTTTGGAAAAAAAATCAAAATAAAAGACTCTATCAACGAACTCCAAAAGGATAATGACATAAGAGAACTTGAGATAAAATTTAAGACTTTACAAAAAGAGAAAGAAATTAAATTTTTACAAGTAGAAAACACCAATAAAAAACTTGAGTTAGCAAATCGTGAAGAAGCAATTAGAAATCTAACGCTGCAACAGGAGATTGAAAAGAAAGAGAGTGAAATACGGAAGAAAGAAAATGAAAACAAACTTCTATCTTTTCAGAATGCAACAGAAAAAACATTAAACGAAAATATTCTTTTAAAGAAGAATGAAGAGATTAAGGATGCACAATTAGAAATACAACAAGCTGAAACAACTAGACAAAAAGGGTTTAAAAATATCATTTTATATTCTTTTTTAATACTTTTAATTCCGGTTATTGGTTTACTAGTTACTTATTATCAAAAAATAAAAGCTCAAAGCGAATTAACTAAAAAACAAGAGGAAATAAACGAAGAAAGAATTTCATCCTTACTAAAAGATCAGGAATTGAAAGTTATTAAAGCCTCTATAGAGAGCCAGGATAAAGAAAGAAAACGTATTGCACAAGAATTACACGACAGTATTGGAGGGAATCTTGCTGCAATTAAACTTCAATTAAATAATAATAAAAATAAAAACGAAGGCTACATAAAGGGAATTAATACTCAAATAGACGACACTTATGAATTAGTTCGTGATCTTTCTCATAACTTGATACCTAAAAAATTTAGTAAAAATAATTTTTGTGATGTACTTGAGGAATATTTCAAAAATATTGGTGGAGCAAGTAGTCTTAGGACTTCCTGCAGCGTATATCCAAGAAAAGAAATTGATTTATTGGGAGAAGAATTACAAATAGAAACTTTTAAAATCATCCAGGAACTTATTACCAACAGTATTAAACACGCGAAAGCTTCATCTATCGAGCTCCAACTTAATTTGGTAGAAGATGAATTAAGTATTTTATTCGAAGATGATGGTGTAGGTTTTGATACAAATAAAAATATAGAAGGAATTGGATTTAGAAATATAAGAAGTAGATTAAACAAAATTTCTGGAACCATAGACATTGATTCTAGGATCAAAAGAGGAACTATTATTAATATAGAAATTACCAACTTAACAACTACCATAAATGAAATACAACCTAATTATAGCTGA
- a CDS encoding response regulator transcription factor, whose translation MKYNLIIADDHKMFLDGLLSILNSEKDYNILLTAKNGKHIAKYLEINPDEKIDLIITDITMPEMDGIALNKIVKQRKSNIKTLVVSMHNNPDMIDNLIEHDVDGYVPKNAEKEELLKAIQTILKGEKYFSREIKDIYMENKFSKKKDEEVKLTQREVDVITLIAQEFTTQEIADKLFLSKHTIESYRKNLIAKLNVRNLAGLTKYALKMKYIQH comes from the coding sequence ATGAAATACAACCTAATTATAGCTGATGATCATAAAATGTTTTTGGATGGCTTATTAAGTATTCTGAATTCTGAAAAAGATTATAATATTTTGTTGACTGCCAAAAACGGTAAACATATTGCCAAATATTTAGAGATAAATCCAGATGAAAAAATAGACCTAATTATCACGGATATCACAATGCCAGAAATGGATGGTATTGCTCTTAATAAGATTGTAAAGCAAAGAAAATCAAACATTAAAACACTGGTAGTAAGCATGCACAATAATCCAGATATGATTGATAATCTCATTGAACATGATGTCGATGGTTATGTGCCAAAAAATGCCGAAAAAGAAGAACTTCTTAAAGCAATACAAACCATATTAAAAGGAGAAAAATATTTTTCGCGTGAGATAAAGGATATCTATATGGAAAATAAGTTCTCTAAAAAAAAGGACGAAGAAGTAAAACTTACTCAAAGAGAAGTAGATGTAATTACACTAATCGCACAGGAATTTACAACTCAGGAAATCGCTGATAAATTATTCTTAAGTAAACATACAATAGAAAGTTACCGAAAAAACTTAATTGCTAAACTTAACGTAAGAAATCTTGCTGGATTAACTAAGTATGCCTTAAAAATGAAGTATATACAACACTAA
- a CDS encoding zinc-ribbon domain-containing protein has translation MIIFGTSSSTIHPAKLDGGCCPFCKTKNQMWIQGYRKYFHVFWIPFFPLWKKIYSVCSHCKGVFEKKEFKDQELTTSFEYFENNKIKIPWYHFTGIILVLLLIMLISILPFLTK, from the coding sequence ATGATCATATTCGGGACAAGTTCTTCTACCATACATCCTGCAAAACTTGATGGAGGTTGTTGCCCTTTTTGCAAAACCAAAAATCAGATGTGGATTCAGGGGTATAGAAAATATTTTCACGTATTCTGGATTCCGTTTTTCCCACTGTGGAAAAAAATCTACTCAGTATGTAGTCATTGCAAAGGTGTTTTTGAAAAAAAAGAATTTAAAGATCAAGAATTGACCACTAGTTTCGAATACTTCGAAAACAATAAAATCAAAATTCCTTGGTATCATTTTACCGGTATTATCCTTGTATTATTATTGATTATGTTGATATCCATATTACCATTTTTAACTAAATAA
- a CDS encoding Lipl32 family lipoprotein, which translates to MRTKILFLLSIIILGTSTTLQAQKLKKFGSSVEKKIGPKTIKVPYTDVVSYLGYAAPGNEDEVKDGKKFYYIYVWVPLAAPELGVRMMSPVGKNKIKKATMSKAYEENAKSADYFDTYITLERSDIISTANISQDAVDSANWTILERNDDSGEMPKQPSGSTYNSLLRYKSDINDPLKALTVGLYRIGFTTYKTGEVKGTFLAEVAAPIKIPGVVMAKTIKDLKEGLSK; encoded by the coding sequence ATGAGAACAAAAATTTTATTTCTATTAAGTATTATTATACTTGGAACTTCAACAACATTACAAGCGCAAAAACTAAAAAAATTCGGTAGTTCTGTCGAGAAAAAAATAGGTCCAAAAACAATAAAAGTGCCATATACAGATGTAGTATCATATCTTGGATATGCAGCTCCAGGTAACGAAGATGAAGTAAAGGATGGGAAAAAATTCTACTATATCTATGTATGGGTACCATTAGCCGCTCCAGAATTGGGAGTTCGAATGATGTCGCCTGTAGGGAAAAATAAAATTAAAAAAGCTACAATGTCTAAGGCATACGAAGAGAATGCCAAATCTGCCGATTATTTTGACACCTATATTACATTAGAGCGTTCTGATATTATTAGTACTGCTAATATTAGTCAAGACGCAGTGGATAGTGCAAACTGGACTATTCTAGAACGTAATGATGATAGTGGAGAGATGCCGAAACAACCAAGTGGTAGTACGTATAACTCTTTGTTAAGATATAAAAGTGACATTAATGATCCTTTAAAAGCATTAACTGTTGGGTTATACCGTATAGGTTTTACTACCTATAAAACCGGAGAAGTAAAAGGTACTTTCTTAGCAGAAGTTGCGGCTCCAATAAAAATACCAGGTGTAGTAATGGCTAAAACTATTAAAGACTTAAAAGAAGGACTTAGCAAATAA
- a CDS encoding YkgJ family cysteine cluster protein — protein MQEFIDQLPKLAKDTQNENKKYFAKLKKKPPKNLDTFMQDLHTKEFQKTDCLECANCCKTTGPLFTDIDVDRISKHLKMKSIQFENQYLKKDEDGDFVLQETPCAFLAADNYCLIYDVRPKACKEFPHTDRKKFHQISDLTMKNITVCPAAYNIVEKMKELMPLEHKSNRRA, from the coding sequence ATGCAAGAATTCATAGATCAATTACCGAAACTGGCCAAAGATACACAGAACGAAAATAAAAAGTATTTTGCAAAGCTTAAAAAGAAACCCCCAAAGAATTTGGATACGTTTATGCAGGATTTGCATACGAAAGAGTTTCAGAAAACAGATTGTTTAGAATGTGCGAATTGTTGCAAAACAACCGGACCTTTGTTTACAGATATTGATGTAGATCGAATTTCGAAGCATTTAAAAATGAAATCTATTCAGTTTGAAAATCAATATCTAAAAAAAGATGAAGATGGAGATTTTGTATTACAAGAAACACCTTGTGCTTTTTTGGCTGCGGATAATTATTGTTTGATTTATGATGTAAGACCAAAAGCCTGTAAAGAGTTTCCTCATACCGATCGAAAAAAGTTTCATCAGATTTCTGACTTAACTATGAAAAATATCACCGTTTGTCCTGCTGCTTATAATATAGTAGAGAAGATGAAGGAATTGATGCCTTTGGAGCATAAGAGTAATAGACGTGCATAG
- a CDS encoding bifunctional 2-polyprenyl-6-hydroxyphenol methylase/3-demethylubiquinol 3-O-methyltransferase UbiG has translation MINKDIFGEAIKDFYYKKYSEDIIVQAPDFDDDIIPIPYLFRSYSEMPKIEQKALDLAFGDVLDVGCGAGSHSLFLQEERKLNVHAIDISEGAIEIAKKRGVTNASVQDIFNLKEAQYDTLLFLMNGSGIIGKLNNIDIFFSNVKKLLKPNGQILIDSSDISYLFSEDDGSFWVDASAGYYGEMQYQLKYKKLQSDWFDWLYIDYNTLQNAANANGFVCELVLQGENDDYVAKLIYGI, from the coding sequence ATGATTAACAAAGATATTTTCGGAGAAGCGATTAAAGATTTTTATTACAAAAAGTATAGCGAAGATATTATAGTACAGGCTCCGGATTTTGATGATGATATCATACCAATCCCTTATTTATTCCGAAGTTATTCCGAAATGCCAAAAATCGAGCAAAAAGCATTGGACCTTGCTTTTGGAGATGTTTTAGATGTAGGTTGTGGCGCCGGAAGTCATAGTTTATTTCTTCAGGAAGAAAGAAAACTAAATGTACACGCTATAGATATTTCTGAAGGAGCTATAGAAATAGCTAAAAAGAGAGGAGTTACCAACGCATCTGTTCAAGATATTTTTAATCTTAAAGAAGCGCAGTATGATACCTTATTGTTTTTAATGAACGGAAGTGGAATCATAGGAAAACTAAACAACATTGACATTTTTTTTTCCAACGTAAAAAAACTATTGAAACCCAATGGTCAAATACTGATTGACTCTTCGGATATCTCCTATTTATTTAGTGAGGATGATGGAAGTTTTTGGGTAGATGCATCCGCTGGATATTACGGAGAGATGCAATATCAATTAAAATATAAAAAACTACAGTCTGATTGGTTTGATTGGTTGTATATTGATTATAATACGTTACAGAATGCAGCAAATGCCAATGGTTTTGTTTGTGAGTTAGTGCTTCAAGGAGAAAATGATGATTATGTCGCTAAACTAATTTATGGTATCTAA
- a CDS encoding DUF2059 domain-containing protein has product MRDIVFALTLFLTSTACTSQRSYHQDAIRYFELNGTEQQYDAAIDQMFTMLKQQHSTQDIPDKVWEELKGNKTAALTNIKSLLVSAYRSNFTHEDIKQLIVFYESETGQQMVKDRTQLSDDQKNKLSLFYDSEVGKKVQSQSNSLTTMVAEVSEQWSRDLYNETVKKLKAKGY; this is encoded by the coding sequence ATGAGAGATATAGTTTTTGCTTTAACTTTATTTTTAACAAGTACTGCTTGTACGTCACAAAGATCGTACCATCAAGATGCTATTCGATATTTTGAATTAAACGGAACTGAACAACAATATGATGCGGCAATAGATCAAATGTTTACGATGCTAAAACAACAACATAGTACACAGGATATTCCAGACAAAGTTTGGGAAGAATTAAAAGGTAATAAGACAGCTGCATTGACTAATATTAAATCATTATTAGTATCGGCGTATCGCAGTAATTTTACTCACGAAGATATCAAACAGCTTATTGTTTTCTACGAATCTGAAACTGGACAGCAAATGGTTAAAGATAGAACTCAGCTCAGTGATGATCAAAAAAATAAATTATCTCTGTTTTATGATTCTGAAGTTGGAAAAAAGGTTCAAAGTCAAAGCAATTCATTAACGACAATGGTAGCAGAAGTTAGTGAGCAATGGAGCAGGGATTTGTATAATGAAACTGTTAAGAAACTAAAGGCTAAAGGGTATTAG
- a CDS encoding amidohydrolase — protein sequence MKKVLLGTISTLLFISCQQPKETADLLVFNANIYTVDDSQAKAEAFVVKDDKFIAVGSLEEVSKTYTFTDSIDAEGKTIVPGLIDAHCHFYGLGLQQQKVDLVGTTSYDEVLTRIVDFQKKKKVPFITGRGWDQNDWEIKEFPTKERLDSLFPETPVAMTRVDGHAMLVNQTALDLAKITVDTKVSGGEIVQKNGKLTGVLIDNPMEMVEAIFPQPTITEQVTALKDAEKINFSYGLTTVDDAGLSPEVIAVIDSLQKTDQLKIRMYAMVSNVPSYVDHYLKNGVHKTDKLNVSSFKVYADGALGSRGAVLKKPYSDKENHHGAMVIGVDEFKELARKLAGSPFQMNTHAIGDSANAVVINTYYDVLKDKSDRRWRVEHAQVVSPEEFDLLNDNLVMSVQPTHATSDMYWADERLGEKRIKGAYAYKQLLEKTGKVALGTDYPVENVSPFYTFYAAVARKDLKQYPAGGFQKQDALTREETLKGMTIWAAYSNFEETEKGSITAGKFADFVILEENIMEIEEDKIPNIKVNATYLGGEKVY from the coding sequence ATGAAAAAAGTACTTCTAGGTACAATTAGTACACTTTTGTTTATTTCTTGTCAACAACCCAAAGAAACAGCGGATCTGCTGGTTTTTAATGCCAATATTTATACGGTAGATGATAGTCAGGCCAAAGCAGAAGCTTTTGTTGTCAAGGATGATAAGTTTATCGCAGTAGGTAGTTTAGAAGAAGTAAGCAAAACATATACGTTTACGGATTCGATCGATGCAGAAGGAAAAACCATTGTACCCGGTTTGATTGATGCACATTGTCACTTCTATGGACTTGGGTTACAGCAACAAAAAGTAGACTTAGTTGGGACTACTAGTTATGATGAGGTACTGACACGTATTGTAGATTTTCAGAAAAAGAAAAAAGTACCTTTTATTACCGGTCGAGGTTGGGATCAGAATGATTGGGAGATTAAGGAATTTCCAACCAAAGAAAGGTTAGATAGTCTGTTTCCAGAAACTCCAGTAGCTATGACTAGAGTAGATGGTCACGCGATGCTAGTCAATCAAACAGCTTTGGATCTAGCTAAGATAACAGTAGACACTAAAGTCTCTGGAGGAGAGATTGTACAAAAAAATGGAAAATTAACTGGAGTACTAATCGATAATCCAATGGAGATGGTCGAAGCGATATTTCCACAACCTACCATTACAGAGCAAGTGACGGCACTAAAAGATGCAGAAAAAATTAACTTTAGTTATGGATTAACAACTGTTGATGACGCAGGATTAAGTCCAGAAGTTATTGCTGTTATAGATAGTTTACAAAAAACAGATCAATTAAAAATCCGGATGTATGCAATGGTGAGTAATGTTCCTTCATATGTGGACCATTACCTAAAAAATGGAGTTCATAAAACAGATAAATTAAATGTGTCTTCTTTTAAGGTATATGCAGATGGTGCGTTGGGGTCTAGAGGAGCAGTGCTTAAAAAACCATACTCGGATAAAGAGAATCATCACGGAGCAATGGTGATCGGTGTTGATGAGTTTAAGGAATTAGCTAGAAAATTAGCAGGTTCTCCTTTTCAGATGAATACACATGCGATCGGTGATTCTGCCAATGCTGTGGTGATCAATACCTATTATGATGTATTAAAAGATAAGTCAGACAGAAGATGGCGTGTGGAACATGCACAAGTCGTATCTCCAGAAGAATTTGATCTTCTTAATGATAATCTGGTGATGAGTGTACAACCTACGCATGCTACAAGTGATATGTATTGGGCCGATGAACGATTAGGAGAGAAAAGAATCAAGGGAGCGTATGCGTACAAGCAATTATTAGAAAAAACGGGTAAAGTTGCTTTAGGAACTGATTATCCGGTAGAAAATGTAAGTCCATTTTATACATTTTATGCAGCAGTAGCTCGTAAAGATCTTAAACAATATCCTGCAGGAGGTTTCCAAAAACAAGACGCTTTAACCAGAGAAGAAACCTTAAAAGGAATGACGATTTGGGCTGCCTATAGTAATTTTGAAGAAACCGAAAAGGGAAGTATTACTGCTGGTAAATTTGCTGATTTTGTGATCTTGGAAGAAAATATCATGGAAATCGAGGAAGACAAAATTCCTAATATCAAAGTTAACGCTACTTACCTAGGTGGAGAGAAAGTATACTAG
- a CDS encoding murein L,D-transpeptidase family protein translates to MKKKLILILSFMVITIVFLNIGRSIYMPFVNKVKGKETVDSRIKDFQEKVWDRLEKNLGLAGYKMDFPKEIIIVAFKEERKLQVYSKDYNGIKLIKEYPFTAFSGELGPKLKEGDKQIPEGIYKVEYLNPNSSYYLSIKVSYPNEFDKSKTKLTDISDMGGDIFIHGKSVTIGCIPIGDEAIEEVFLLTQKAMNNSVKVIISPRDFRVNSSYPKIEGIDWENELYEIINNELKTLPSSGYI, encoded by the coding sequence ATGAAGAAAAAACTGATCTTAATATTAAGTTTTATGGTAATTACCATTGTATTTCTAAATATTGGAAGGTCAATTTATATGCCATTTGTGAATAAAGTAAAAGGAAAAGAAACTGTTGATTCAAGAATCAAAGATTTTCAAGAAAAAGTATGGGATCGACTTGAAAAAAACTTAGGTTTAGCTGGTTATAAAATGGACTTCCCAAAAGAGATAATTATTGTAGCTTTCAAAGAAGAAAGAAAACTTCAAGTTTATTCAAAAGATTATAATGGAATCAAATTAATAAAAGAATATCCTTTCACAGCTTTTAGTGGTGAATTAGGACCTAAATTAAAAGAAGGAGATAAACAGATTCCAGAAGGGATTTATAAAGTTGAGTATTTAAACCCTAACAGTTCATACTATCTGTCCATAAAGGTTAGTTATCCAAATGAGTTTGATAAATCAAAAACCAAATTGACAGATATATCAGATATGGGTGGAGATATTTTCATACATGGAAAATCAGTAACAATTGGCTGCATTCCAATAGGAGACGAGGCAATAGAAGAAGTTTTTTTATTGACACAAAAAGCAATGAACAATAGTGTTAAAGTAATTATCAGCCCGAGAGATTTTAGAGTAAATTCTAGTTACCCAAAAATCGAAGGAATAGATTGGGAAAATGAATTATACGAAATAATAAATAACGAATTAAAGACACTACCTAGTTCAGGTTATATATAA
- a CDS encoding carboxymuconolactone decarboxylase family protein: protein MSTLKVYTIESAPEGSKSQLEQSVKSFGMLPGLHGVLAGSPEALKAYKTLHELFSNSSFNAEELTVVWQTINVEHECHYCVPAHTAIANMMKVDPVLSEALRNGEAMPNEKLQALKDTTLSIVRNRGRISDTELEAFYAAGYGERQVLDIILGIAQKTMSNYTNHIANTPVDEPFQKFTWSK, encoded by the coding sequence ATGAGTACATTAAAAGTTTACACAATCGAATCTGCTCCAGAAGGCAGCAAATCACAATTAGAACAATCCGTAAAAAGTTTCGGAATGTTACCAGGTTTACATGGCGTTTTAGCTGGATCTCCTGAGGCTCTAAAGGCTTACAAGACATTACACGAACTTTTTTCAAATTCATCTTTTAATGCAGAAGAACTAACAGTAGTTTGGCAAACTATTAATGTCGAACACGAATGTCATTATTGTGTTCCTGCACATACAGCGATAGCAAATATGATGAAAGTGGATCCTGTATTATCGGAAGCTTTAAGAAATGGAGAAGCAATGCCAAATGAAAAATTACAAGCCCTAAAAGATACTACCTTAAGCATTGTTAGAAATCGAGGTAGAATTTCTGATACAGAACTAGAAGCTTTTTATGCTGCTGGTTATGGAGAACGTCAAGTTTTAGATATCATTCTAGGAATAGCGCAGAAAACGATGAGTAATTATACAAATCATATCGCTAATACTCCCGTTGATGAACCATTTCAGAAATTTACTTGGAGTAAATAA
- a CDS encoding TetR/AcrR family transcriptional regulator — MARKKQYIEEQVIEKAMALFWREGYETTSMQMLEKEMGINKFSIYASFGNKDGVFLESIKCYRQKIKEITEKLKVSSNGIKGLKQYFYDFIEFSKDATLRKGCLITNAANELSQNANPKIKEELSKFTNNIRSLFANNLKQEENFNSTEVEEKADYLIISMFGLASASRVFNDTQLHNYIENIFKSI, encoded by the coding sequence ATGGCAAGAAAAAAACAATATATAGAGGAACAAGTGATAGAAAAAGCAATGGCTTTATTCTGGCGCGAAGGCTATGAGACCACTTCCATGCAAATGCTTGAGAAAGAAATGGGTATTAATAAGTTTTCTATATATGCTAGTTTTGGAAATAAGGATGGAGTGTTCCTCGAAAGCATAAAATGTTATAGACAAAAAATAAAGGAGATTACAGAGAAATTAAAAGTTTCCTCAAATGGTATTAAGGGTTTAAAGCAATATTTCTATGACTTTATAGAGTTTTCAAAAGATGCTACATTGAGAAAAGGGTGTTTGATAACCAATGCTGCTAATGAGTTATCTCAAAACGCAAATCCAAAAATAAAAGAGGAACTATCAAAATTCACAAATAATATAAGAAGCTTATTTGCAAACAATTTGAAACAAGAAGAAAATTTTAATAGTACTGAAGTAGAAGAAAAAGCGGATTATTTGATTATATCAATGTTTGGACTCGCTTCAGCTTCACGAGTATTTAACGATACGCAACTACATAACTATATAGAAAACATTTTTAAAAGCATATAA
- a CDS encoding RluA family pseudouridine synthase — protein MIYGGDRISLCIPDDVNLDNRLVFPLTVLFEDDHLAVIHKPAGILVSGNSFKTIANALVQNIKQSNLPDATKPQPVHRLDYATTGILLVGKTSSSIRVLNKMFEDKKIEKTYYAITIGEMNDEGKITSEIGGKKSQSNYKVLESVFSKRFGRLNLVKLKPQTGRRHQLRKHLLSILNPILGDKDYGIEHLILNGKGLYLHAYSLDFIHPFTNKKVCFRDESIRRFEKIFTSKIE, from the coding sequence ATGATATATGGTGGGGATCGTATAAGCTTGTGTATTCCTGATGATGTTAATTTAGATAATAGATTAGTTTTTCCACTTACGGTTTTATTTGAAGATGATCATTTAGCTGTGATTCATAAACCCGCGGGTATTTTGGTAAGTGGTAATAGTTTTAAAACAATTGCTAATGCATTAGTTCAAAACATTAAACAGAGTAATCTTCCTGATGCTACGAAACCGCAGCCTGTGCATCGATTGGATTATGCAACAACCGGTATTTTATTAGTTGGAAAAACGAGTAGTAGTATTCGTGTTTTAAATAAAATGTTTGAAGATAAAAAGATTGAGAAAACATATTATGCAATTACTATTGGGGAGATGAATGATGAAGGAAAAATTACTTCAGAAATTGGTGGTAAGAAATCACAATCGAATTATAAAGTGCTCGAATCCGTTTTCTCCAAGAGATTCGGAAGATTGAACCTGGTAAAATTGAAACCTCAAACGGGAAGAAGACATCAATTACGTAAACACCTGCTCAGTATATTGAATCCTATACTAGGAGATAAAGACTATGGAATAGAACATCTTATTTTAAATGGTAAAGGATTGTATTTACATGCCTATTCATTAGATTTTATACATCCATTTACAAATAAAAAAGTCTGTTTTAGAGATGAATCAATTCGAAGATTTGAGAAAATTTTTACTTCTAAAATAGAGTAG